A region of the Leptolyngbya sp. CCY15150 genome:
GTTGACTTATATCTCATCTTAGGAGCCTTGGTGGGAGTGCAGGCTCTACCCCCAGATAGGGCTTAAGTAGACAACGATGAACCCATGCTCAGATCGACATAGACAGGGGCATGACGCTGGTTAGGGTAGTCTTCCAAGCATCAGGTCTAACGATCGCAAGCGTGAGCAACACCATCTCTCCTCTCAAGCCTCGCTTGAGGTGTTTGGCCTTGTAGGTATTCGAATCGCTACCTCGAAGAGTGTCCCAGCTTAGACCAATGGGATGAGTCACAGTTCCAAGCCCCCATCGATGACATAGCTCTCTGTAGGCTGCAAGGTTGCCTACAGCACCGCAAGGGCAACAACTGCCTAAACTGATACACACTCAGGAATTCTAAACCCCGACAGAGGTTGGCAAGCAACGAAATGGTGAGTCGTCTAGGCACCCTGATGCAGCCTAGGGGACTAACGCATACCCAGGGCGATCGCCTAGTAGACGTTAGACACTACTACCCTATCGAATATTTTCAGGAGAAAGTGATCGATTTTCCAATATAAAGGTGAGGAAATTCCCGAACCTATGTGTTTTTTGATGAACAAGAAGAATAGGGATCCTCTACCAATCCCGGTTGACGGACACACCTTGCTTCCCATGCCTTTTCCCAAAAGGTAGGGGACGTCTAAGGAGTCATGGTCTCCCAAGCCCTCTTCCCGCCTGGCAGAAAGGCTTAGGGCCAGGGCAGCAGCCATGGTTCGCCCACACCTGAGCGTCAATCTACCTGACCGTCAATCTACCTTGTCAACCAACACCACCCCCTACCAGGATGAACGGTGAACAGAATGCCTGAATCATCTCGTCCCCCCTTGCCTCGGTTGTCCCCCACAACCAGCTACTACATCCGTCGCTTGCTGCATCAAAACCTTGATCAGCTGCGATCGGTCTTAGCCAGCGGAGCTGGGCTGGAGGCCAACCCCCTCTCTGACCTCAACGAGGTGATGGGAAGCCTATATTTGGAGGCAGATGAGCTGAAGGAAGCTGTTCAAAGCATCGAGCACCTAGCCACCTGTCATCAGGCTCTCGCCACCCAAGGCGGACTCCATCGCCAAGAACTAGAGCAAACCCAGTCGGAAATTTTTTGGCTGCTAGGGTTTCGGCTAGATCGCCCTGAACATCGAGGGCTATTGCTGCTGGTGGATGATCAGCCTGAAAATTTGCGATTGCTATCGACCACCCTCAGTAAGCAGGGCTATGACATTCGCAGTACCGTGAGCGGCTCCATGGCGATTACGGCGGCGAAAACGGCGAAGCCCGATCTGGTCTTGCTGGACATCATGATGCCGGGGATGGATGGCTATGAGGTCTGCCGCGAGCTGAAGTCCCAGGTGGAAACCGCCGACATTCCCATCATTTTTGTCAGCGCCATCGACGACACCTTCGATAAGGTTAAGGCCTTTCAAGCTGGCGGAGCCGACTACATTACCAAACCCTTTCGCATTGAAGAAGTGGCCGCCCGCATTGAAAATCAAATGCAAATTCGCCAGCTTCAGCAGCGGCTGCGGGGGCAAAATGTACGGCTTGAGGAAGAACTGCAGCGTATTAAGACCGAGCAAAACCAAGCCGAGCTGATGCGGCTAGCGATGGCGCAAATTGGCGACTACGTTCTATTTTGTGATGACCAAGCCCAAGTCATCCATGGCAACGAGCCAGCCTGCAAGCACCTCGGCTATTCCTATAGCGATTTGCTCACCCTCAGCCTCTACACCATCGCCCCCACCCTAACGCCCGACCAGTGGTCTGGATATCGCCAAAAGCTAAGGGATTGGGGCTTTATCACCCTGCAAATGGAGCATCAATCGGTCACCCAGCAAGCGATCGCTGTTTC
Encoded here:
- a CDS encoding response regulator — translated: MPESSRPPLPRLSPTTSYYIRRLLHQNLDQLRSVLASGAGLEANPLSDLNEVMGSLYLEADELKEAVQSIEHLATCHQALATQGGLHRQELEQTQSEIFWLLGFRLDRPEHRGLLLLVDDQPENLRLLSTTLSKQGYDIRSTVSGSMAITAAKTAKPDLVLLDIMMPGMDGYEVCRELKSQVETADIPIIFVSAIDDTFDKVKAFQAGGADYITKPFRIEEVAARIENQMQIRQLQQRLRGQNVRLEEELQRIKTEQNQAELMRLAMAQIGDYVLFCDDQAQVIHGNEPACKHLGYSYSDLLTLSLYTIAPTLTPDQWSGYRQKLRDWGFITLQMEHQSVTQQAIAVSLGMHYFKQNGQERFCLVARKLVTA